AGGGATGTGAAGGAAACCATAGAGTTCCTATTCAATTACATAttaagtattctaattcctaattctatgaagGAAATCACTCACaacaaatgttgtacaatcccaGCCTAGATAACCCAACCCAGGAGCAGTACCAGTAGTAGACTATTTATTCATCAAGTGGGGAACAACAGACAGCTGATTATTAGATTTTTagatatttagcagacgctcttatccagagcgacttacagttagtgagtgcatacatttttcatactgcccccccccgtgggaaggTATCAGAAAGGTATTGCCTAGATTTCATTACATCTGTACAGGAATGCATTGGAAATTCATTTTCTATCTAGCTCATTGTTTGCATAGTAAGAGGCCAAAAtcgtaaaaaaaagtataatatgaaGACAACATATCATCACGTGCAGACTACAAGTCAATCTTTTTAATATTTAGCATAAAGGCACTATAGTATAAGGATCCAACTTACCCTATAGTTTAATTTTCAAACGTTTAATGCATATATGCAATTGGAATATAAGAAAATAATGtataataaataatgtattaCATACAGTATCATGTTACAAATTCAATGAAAAATTCACACCAGTTCAGTCTTCCGTGGCATTATCCTAGCAACTGAGCTAACATTCACTCTGTTGCACTCTTCAGCTTCTGTAGATGCCAAATCAGTTCCTGGGGCAGACCCAGTTCAGACACTATGTCCATGCAACACTGTAGAAGCTGCTCAAGACTTTCCCCTGTAATGGTaaaggggtctgtgggcagtgtGAAGCTCAAACTGGGCTTTTGTGGCAAGATGGGACCAAGGTCCATATCACTGTCTTTCCTGCAGCAGTCTGAGCCCTTGCTGCATCCCCCGCCTCCACAGCAGCCCGACTCAACCTCTCCAACCCCCAGATCCTCCATGTTCTCTGAGACGTCACTGACGCTGGGTATGGGGTTCTCCAAAGCCGTCCTCATTGCCTCCATGAGAGAGTCCTCATGCTTTACAACCTGTTGTAGGAGGTCAGTCACTGAGGTGGGGGTGTCTGGTCTCTGGAGCTGGCACCAGCACTGTATAGCACTGTGTAGAGAGATACAAAGGGCCAACAGAATCAGAGACaatgggagagagaacagaatgAGACAGGCATGGGTCATGCACAACAGAGAGGACAGCAATAATGTAGCCAGTACAAAGACACCGAGTCATATGGTAACATCATGGAAAGAAAGCTACCTTATTATTCCTTTTAGCCTCCCAATGGCGATGGTGCTTGCAGCTCCTTCTCTGTATCCCATGTTGAAACCAAGCTGGAGTGATGCTTCTTTTCCATGGTCGATGCCATCAACATAGCCGTCCTGACAGAACACCACATTACAGCATAGTTACATTGTTTCTAGAGAGGGTGCTGTGGGTTACAATGTAGCCAGTTGTATTTACATTAACTGCCTACAATGCCCACATTGTGTGCTGGGTGATGCTAGAAGCAGGGctgttcaattccggtcctggaggaaCGAAACACTTACGGGtttttgtttctacctggtagttaattgcaagGAGAGGATCATGAAAACGAGAAGTgattcggccctccaggaccgacaTTGAACAGCCCTGTGCTAGAGAGAAGTGACAATTCTAGCTATTACTGGCTGATTAGGCAAATAATAATGGTGAACAAGTTCAACAAACCAACGCAATATGTAAAATACGAAGAGCAAAAAAGACGAAAAATGAACATGTAGTTAGCTATCACAGCTAGCTAGGAGGAAACATGATTGATAAACATTTCTCCATGCATTTACCCTCACACGTTTCTTCATATTGTACTTCCATTCTTTGTCCTGTAAATTAATATCATCCGCATCCTCGTCAAATACATCCTCTCCACTGTACTGTACAGACTTAACCCAAGACATCATGGACTTTAAAAATGAATTTTTGCTTCTTCAAGCTTGAACGTTTAGCACCATAGTTTGACTGCAATTCACGTGGGCCAGAAAAGTTAATGACGTGATCACAATGCGCAGTGAGGTTTTTTCTTATTTGTGTGGCAATGTATACCCAAAGAGACTAGTGCTACATTCTGCCATCTACTGCGGTGGAGTAAAATTAAACACTCGTCTTCAGATGGAGTTTTATTTAGGCTGTAGATGGCGCTAAACCCATACAGGTCTACAGAGCTGCTAAAAAATATGAAGACCAACTGGACCACtgtttgacattttacatttggttactCTATCTACCCCTACATTTTTAACAAGTAAAACGAATTATATGAAAACATTAATGAGGGTGTAGTTCATAAACATCCAAGGAGTAGGTATATTTGAAAGTCAAGATAGCCTACACAGAAATGCAAACAGGCCTGTACTGTAGCTTACATCAAAATGAATTGCATCATTGATAGCACTTTATGCATTTTAATGCTTGATATTATCAATAACCTTTCCATCTACTACCAATCGCAAATACAATGTACACTATTCATATCTGGAAAATAAATATCTGATAACCTTCTAGTCACTAGTGAAAATGGAAAGACAGAGTATTATCTTTAAAGCCTCTGTGGACACTGACAGGTTCTTATTCTTGCCTCTAGCACTTGGGCCCATCTCTTTGGGATCTTTGCCTGACTCTGGACAGTCCTAATTCATTAAAGCCCCTTGAAACTGAGAGAGGGATGTTAATATTTAATCATGAAATTACTGGAACAATGGAAGAACAAAAATAATGGCAATACCTTCCACCTTCTGACTACTTTGTGTGCAAGAAATGTTTCTGTCTATTTACAGAGTTTTGGTGCCCAGATATTTATCCATTAAGAGAATTGCAAAATGTCCTCTGGGAGCTGGTCTGCACACAGAGTAAACATTTTCTGAAAATAGGCAACTTTCTTCCATAGCTTTTCATTCATGATGCCGGAAATGTTAATACTTTTACTTTGGCATAAGCTACAGTACCTACCTCACCTCCTTGATCATTCTATTAAAATTTGTTTTAGGAATTATGATTGATTGCTTTGTGTAATTGAGTAGTGGCCAAATTAATGTTTATTTTCAAGAAGTCTTCACATTTTGGTCAAGTAAATGTCACAGGGCTGATATTCAATATAAAATGTAGACCATCTTGTTGTGGCAATAGAGGCTTTGTACCTTATGATCTATTTACACAATACATCCGCAAACATCTTTTGTCCAGCTTGACTACATCTGTTGTTAATGTCAATGCTCAGACGCTCTTTGCTATCTCCTGTTGAAGTTTCAAAGAGGAAAATACGTTATTTGTGATGACAAACACATTACTT
This sequence is a window from Coregonus clupeaformis isolate EN_2021a chromosome 7, ASM2061545v1, whole genome shotgun sequence. Protein-coding genes within it:
- the otulina gene encoding OTU deubiquitinase with linear linkage specificity a — translated: MMSWVKSVQYSGEDVFDEDADDINLQDKEWKYNMKKRVRDGYVDGIDHGKEASLQLGFNMGYREGAASTIAIGRLKGIISAIQCWCQLQRPDTPTSVTDLLQQVVKHEDSLMEAMRTALENPIPSVSDVSENMEDLGVGEVESGCCGGGGCSKGSDCCRKDSDMDLGPILPQKPSLSFTLPTDPFTITGESLEQLLQCCMDIVSELGLPQELIWHLQKLKSATE